From one Bos javanicus breed banteng chromosome 15, ARS-OSU_banteng_1.0, whole genome shotgun sequence genomic stretch:
- the LOC133261449 gene encoding olfactory receptor 5F1-like yields the protein MARKNYTLLTEFILLGLADSLELQITLFCLFSVIYTLTVVGNVGMILLIRADSRLHTPMYFFLANLSFVDVCYSSTITPKMLVDLLSEKKSISFAGCFLQMYFFLALATTECILFGLMARDRYVAICNPLLYSLIMSRTVCLKMAAGAFTAGLLNSMVLTSCISSFNFCSSIVIHHFFCDSPPLFKLSCSDTHLYESILSIFAGVNIAGSLLVILTSYCYILFSIFHMHAGEGRRKAFSTCASHLTAIILFYSTSIYTYLRPTSSYSLTQDKVASVFYTVVIPMLNPLIYSLRNREVKKALWNVVTRKRISSFL from the coding sequence ATGGCCAGAAAAAATTATACTTTGCTCACTGAGTTCATCCTGTTGGGTTTAGCAGACTCACTGGAGTTACAGATTAccctgttttgccttttttctgtgatttataCACTTACAGTTGTGGGGAATGTTGGGATGATCCTCTTAATCAGAGCTGATTCCCGACTTCACAcacccatgtatttcttcctggctAACCTGTCCTTTGTGGATGTTTGTTATTCATCCACCATCACCCCAAAGATGCTGGTAGATCTATTATCAGAGAAGAAGTCCATCTCCTTTGCTGGGTGCTTTCTGCAGATGTATTTCTTTTTAGCCTTGGCCACAACTGAATGCATCCTTTTTGGGTTAATGGCCcgtgaccgctatgtggccatatGCAACCCTCTCCTTTACTCCTTGATCATGTCCAGGACGGTCTGCCTAAAAATGGCAGCAGGGGCTTTTACAGCAGGACTGTTGAACTCCATGGTTCTCACAAGTTGTATAAGCAGCTTTAATTTCTGCAGTTCCATTGTCATTCATCACTTCTTCTGTGATAGCCCCCCACTTTTTAAGCTCTCCTGTTCTGACACACACCTGTATGAAAGTATCTTGTCCATTTTTGCTGGTGTGAATATCGCTGGAAGTCTGCTGGTGATCCTCACCTCCTACTGCtacattctcttctccatcttccaTATGCAtgcaggggaggggaggcgcAAAGCATTCTCCACATGTGCTTCTCACCTGACAGCCATCATCCTGTTCTATTCCACCTCCATCTACACTTATCTGAGACCTACTTCCAGCTACTCCCTGACTCAGGACAAAGTAGCTTCCGTGTTCTACACTGTGGTGATCCCCATGTTGAATCCTCTGATCTACAGTCTCCGGAACAGGGAAGTGAAGAAGGCTTTATGGAATGTAGTTACTAGGAAAAGGATTTCTTCATTTCTGTGA